A stretch of DNA from Scomber scombrus chromosome 9, fScoSco1.1, whole genome shotgun sequence:
aattaaaaaatacttgtTCCTCCAATTTTAGGAAAATGGAGTGTTAGGATACTTGAATTTGTAGGTATTTTTAAAACTCATTGTTCCAATAAAAGACTTTTACTTTGATATCTCAATGGCAGTGATTTTGTAATTAAAAGCACGTCTTTTGTTTTGAGATTTTAAGGCTCTTATGGTTGCCGcagttttgttttactgtaaatgcatCTGGAAGATCACAGCCAATCCATTAATTTTGAAAATCCCCCAAATCCCTCTGAGCTGCGGTACTGATGCCAAAGAGAGTTTCAGcacatatttctcttttatctGTTGGGGTAATGATTGAGAGCACTTTATGCCTCAGTCATGGTCGCTCAATTAGCGGAATCTTTTCAGAttaccttttaaataaaaaataaaaacctctcAGTCCTCGCAAACAGTAATGCATTGGTTTTTAAGTACTGGTCAACATTGGGTCAGCAGACTTGAAGACCTAAAAATTACAATGACAGAACGCTGCAGAAGACTGAAAATATTTCCCTTAAACATGCTGGTCACTGGCCTTTACTTCTGTATTTAATAATGGAAGAAACGGTATAAAATCATTCGAATTTGTTTCAGTATAATCTGTAGCAAAATACGACCACACCACTGCACAAACATCTACAGCATAATTTTTGTTCTAAAAGAAAAGCATCCCTGCCCAAGATCTTTATGTACACCTCCAGAGAGTTAAATATTTCTGTGGCTATTTTGATCTAATTTCTAATAAAATATTcgtaaactttttttctgagtGCATTTAATGATGAAATGCATCATCCTCTGAGGACATCTCCACACAATAGTAACGTGTTGATCAGAGCGTTGACTCAGTTTCCCATTAATAATTTAGAGGCAGCGTGCAGAGCTGCAGATGGGTCCACATGCAAATACTGCAGATAGTGATCATTTGTTACCTACTTCAGAGCCAAGAGACCTGAATAAAATTATCTTACGACTGTAAAGTGTAATAGGTTAAAATTATCTCAATCAGGTTTTAATGGCTGAACAATGAACATTTCGTGTAGCTGCAAAATTGAACCCCCTTTAGAGGTCTTGTGAGGTTTAAGGGCAGTTTAAAGGATATATTCAGTTTTGGTATTTCCCATATGAACACGGATTTTGCTCTCTGAAATAATGTTCATACTGGCCAGTTTAATGCACTTTAAAGTTGAGTTTATTTGAAAGTATTAGGCTTCAACAGGTCACATCAAATGGACTTCTGCTTTGGTTTCCTCcaatgtttccctgttgagcttcGGTTAAGTATATTAACATGACGGACTTTGGTAGTTAAAAGACTAACATTGAAAATTATCTACTTGAAGCTTTAGATAAACTTTGTATTTTGGTCTCCACTTAAGTGCATTATGAGcctattaaaaaaatgtttcatattgtgCACATCACAAATACTGCTGCACATTAGAGCTTATTCCTGATTGACCAATCCATTAGTTTTTACAAAGAGCACGCACATTTCCATCATTGTTCACTGTCTTGAAGTCTGCAGACATATGCTCATTAATGCAAATGTAGGTTATAAACCTTCTAGTTGTTTCAAGTTTCATAGACATATTCCCTTGTTAACATACCtcaaaaaaggagggaaaacattcaaacacacaaatccaATAAGTCAAGTTATCCAAAGGCTACACCCAAGAATATGTACTTACCTGCACCTATTTTACTCAATTATAGCCATAACTCACAGCACACTGTAAAATAACATGTACACACTATAAGAAATACAAGACAAAGATTATAATAaacgttttattttattttgaaacccACAGTGCCCAAAGTGCAAACTCTTCTCTTGGATCATAAGCAGCACTCAagtcagtggttcccaacctatgGGGGCTCGTACCTACCTttaagataaatctgagggggtCACAAGATGTTTACATAACAAAATTATAACAATTTTTGTCAATAATGACCTCAATATATccataataaaagtaaaatcttTACGACACTAAACTTGTATCCATCGTTAATttaagggtttaaaaaaaaaaaaaaatcactaaaaaccggttgagaaccactgcctTCCATGTTATGGTCAAATCACTTCACAGGTCGGTGATTAAGTGCTGGTCACTAAGAGAACATTAAAGCACCTGAGCACTGTGTCATCAAAATTCTCCAGATACTTAAAAAAACTCATCACATCTTCAATAAAAACCATTGACATTAAAACCATGTTAAGACTTGTTCAAATGCATTTTGACCACACTGGGGAATCCTGTCTGTAAACTGACTTCACCTGAGGGGGAGAAGGCACAACCACTCTCCGGTCCCCCCGTCGGCGTGCAGACACACACCCCATCGTTTTCAGGGTGATGTCCTCGTGGCCAGGTTACCGTAGCAACCTGGAGGAGATgggagagaaacagagtgagACACTGGCCAGATCAAGGTTTTATGGAGGAGACACCAATTTACTCGttccattattttaaaatggtggAACAATTTGGGTCCCCTTCCACCCACTTTAAAAGTTCAGTAAAAGACCAAATTGAGTAACCCCccctttggtttgtttttaacttaGATTAGCTAGATAAGACGCATTTAAAGCTATGATTAATGTGTAAGTGATAAGTTGTTTAAGATAAATAATGGCACACTTGTGCACCATCTCAAAGATAATCCATACATGGTTGACCAACACAGAGTGAAGACAGGTTGATTTACATACCTAGTTTGCTGGATGTGGATATCCTAATGAGATATTTCAGACTCCTATCACAATCGACCCCAGGTAATCAACAGGGTCCTGATGTAGCCTACAAACAAACTGCTACGGCTATTAAGGCTGGGATAGCATACTGGAATACGAGTAAGAACACCTAAATATAGGAATAATCAAAGATAAATATCAGAGCCCTCATGTTGACATAAAGATGtattcaaatatgtaaaaaagagaaatgtgaagTCATATTAGCAGtgtctaaaaacacattttttaaaaagcaaaaaaggagGTCAAACCCTACAAAGCCTACATGCATTGGCTGTGGGTAGACTACCATTCTGTAACCATTTCACCCACCTGAGAGTAAGGGAATAAACAGTGGGAGAGATGCCTTGTAACTATAGATCAACAAGGTGATGTCACTTATAAAACCTGTGGATAAACTTGAGGAAGCCTggttaaataagtaaaataactaAGCTAAGTGGTATAacgttttatttaaaatgaacatacaTATGCATACCAAAGTGTTTTAACAGTAAGTTTTGTTCTCCAGACATGAAAGTATACAATATACATTAGGATATTGCTACAGGTAAATGggaaaaatgaacaatatttagACTGAAACTATTACTATGCGTGAGGAGAGTTTGAGTATTGAACACAGTATGGGGAAGGACACAAGGAAACTGGATCCTGCAGTATCACCTCCCCGCCTTTTACTAAATGACccaagtaaaaaataattatacagattgttgttgttatcaAGTATGACAAAGCTATGAAATccaaaaaaccacaaaaacatgCTTTCTCATCCTCATACattgggaaaaataaaaaataaatcacactaATCTTAATCCATAAAACAAATCTAGAtgctttttcttaaaaatgcaaaatattgaAATAACCATAGAACTTGAGAGCAAATGAGAACAATCCTACATCGAAATTTTCTTCCAAAAAACAGCGAATAAAcgcaaataaaaaatattccaACTCTAAACGACAACTACATAAAAATGGATCACtgtacttttgtattttttttattctttatttttgaaCGTGTCCTAGTTGAACGGCAACAgctgctcgtttttaaatcaggtTTTCTGGGAAGTGACCTTCCtacctgtttgtgtttttgaggtCTTCATTATGAttagggggggagagagaggggggtctCTGTGTCCGTATCTCTGCCATGGTTGGATAGCACGGCAGACGCCCCGTTACTGATTATTGAGTTTTGACGTCCAAATCCTGGCTGGAGGTAACTTATGGCAGGCGGTGGGGTGGTTTTTGTTTTCCAGATgtgcagtcttttttttttaatagccgCCGCCGTATCCACCCCCCCTCGGGtatccacctcctcctccccctcctcggGTGTAGGGAGCGGCGCTCCTCTGGCCGCCGAAAGGAGGCCCTTTCATGGGGCCGTACCCAGAAGAGTGCTGCCCGTAGCCGCTACCAAACTCATTGCCATAGCCATTTCCACCTCCATAGCCGCTGCCCTGGTCACCATAGCCGCCACCCCCATATGGTCCTCCTCCATACCCTCCGTAGCCGCCACCGTTGTAGCCTCCGCCATTTCCGTAGTTGTAGTTTCCGCCGTACTCTCTGCTGCCGTAGCCATTTTGATTCCCCCTCATGCCTCTGCCCGGTCTGCCTCTGGGCGCCATGCCGGTCCTGTTGGCCGCCTGCATCTCCTGCTTGGTGAGGGCTTTCTTCACCTCCACTTTGTGTCCATTGACGGTGTGAAACTTCACCACCACTGCTTTGTCGGCAGCATCGTGATCAGTGAAGTAAACAAAGCCGAAGCCGCGTTTCTTCCCGGTCTCCTTCTCCGAGATGACTTCGGCCTTCTCGATCTCGCCGTACTGAGAGAAATATTCGCTCAGGTGCTCCTCCTCGATGTCGTCTTTCAACCCGCCGACGAATATCTTCTTCACCTTGGCGAGGGCCTCTGGTTTGTTTGCGTCCTCTCTCGCAACGGCGCGCTTTACCTCGACGGAGTTTCCATCGACGGTGTGCGGCCTGGCTGCCATGGCTGCGTCGGCCTCCTCCGGTGTGGAGTAGGTGACAAAGCCAAAGCAGCGGGACCTCTGCAGCTGCTTGTTCACGACCACAACGCAGTCGGTCAGCGTCCCGTACTGCTCGAAGTGCTTGCGCAGGCCATCGTCGTCGGTGTCCACGTTTAGCCCGCCGACAAAGAGTTTACAAAGCTGGTcggtcatttttttttttttaaattaatgacgAGCTTTAGTCACGTAATAAAAATTGATGGCGTGCTAATCTCAAAATGGAGGAGGGGATAGAACGcagctgtatttatatagcacgcGCTGTGACGACACATCCTCCGTACCCGCGTCCCGCCAAGACCCGCCCTACtcggcctctgattggctcgtACTCGTTGCATtcgtctctgattggctggtactCGTCGCCTTCGTTGGTTTGATTGGTCGGATTTTGGCATGAGGAGTGAGATGGTTGGATAGCAGAGgtagagccaatcagaggcagagtaggagACAAGAGGCGGGTCTTTGCAGAAAACAGATGGGGGCAGGGGATAATGCTTCGGCCCCCAGCAGCCATATTGATAAccattttatgttattttggaAAATGGTACTGTTTTGAATACTAAAAGATAACTCTAAATTGAATTATCAGAAATATATGACAAATCTTATACTTTTTTCAGGCAGAATTTTATGTTAATATGCACATTTATTGGTAAAGCCTTCCTTGGTTTCCACAAAGGGGTCAAAGAATGGCTACATTGACTCAAATAGACTTTCTTTGATCCAAAGGCTGTAAAAAGCATGgatgtttttggttttcttttacCAACGAGGCTTGTTAAACGAACTCATGAAACAATGATTatgacataaaaaatgaaaacttacATAACATTAAAAGCTAATTTTCTGTTACGTAATGACAAAATCGGTAGCCTTCatcaaaaatatgaatttaatcCTCAGATCTGTCCAGATAAGAAGCTCACAAGTAATAAGGACACATAATTAAAATGCTCTAATGTTCCGGGGTTTTTTTCTGCTAgctttaataacattttctaacaaatgtggTTAAAACCCACAAGGAATAGAGTGAATTGtgtaaaaaatcatttaaaatgttatgaaatgtggttacattaaacacaaaaacgACAGAACAAAGAGCAGGGTGAGTTGGATCTGCCATTGAGGGCTGAGGTCATGTCCTCAATAATGTTTGAGTGAACTGGGGGGAGGGGGAGTTTACACTCAaccattttacacacattttagtttatttcttaAACCAATTCAGATATGTTCTAGACGTCAACCTCCTTAAACTGGACTATCTTAGGCAGGAAACACATTAAAGGATATGGTCAAAATCTTTAATGTAtgccttaaaacaacagtccGTCAGGTGCCCAGGTTTTCTTCactattcctcctgttcatactggctactTAAAGACcctcttcaaatgtgcttttaacgCAAGTAATGGGGGACACAGTCCAGtctttttgtgcaaaaatgcatttaaaggtttatctgaagcttatacaAGGCTTTATCAGTCTTAGTCATATTAAGTGGATATTTGCCGAATTTTAAGTcttttcagctttaatttctctctgttttcgTAGACAGCGGTGTAGTAACAAAGTTAGGGATTTTGGAgataaaaagactgtaaagtcAAAAGTTGTTAATTTGGACGGCTGAAACTCTTCATTCGCTTCAGATAAAGACTTTTCACAAAAAAGAGGACCATGGATTTTGGACCCCATcgcttacattgtaagtgcactATGAAGGGACCTTCTGAGTGTTTTAAGCAAGAAAAGCAACCTTTTCAGTGTTAGCTTAGGCATTTGACCATTGCTATAAGACAGACATGGGTCTTTTAAAATAACAGGACTTGCCAATTTTCAAAAATATGGAATAGTGTGTAGAAATTAAGTCATGGAGATACAATTTCTCCAAAAGGTATTTTAGTAGTTCTATATAAAGTAGATTATGTGGAAAGGGAAACttttacacctttttaaaacctATTTTGTGGATAGTGAAAACTCAAAAGGCAGGAAGGATTGCACTAAGAGGACAATGGATTTTTAAACCAAAATTTAAAATCCTGACAAACACTTCTGGTTGAACTATTTGGTAACCTTGTTTTAATACATCTAAAAGTGGTTGTCTTGTTATAGGTGGTCTATGAagcaaaattattttaaatcgTTACAAAACAAAGATAAGTGTTTGTCTTCAAGATGGAGAAATAAAGGAACACAAAATGATTCATAGTGTCAATCGGATTTGCAGTGTTACTTTAGGTTTTTTAGGTTGCACATTTATTACCATTAAATTCAATTTACTCCTACATTACCATCTGTATGCATGCTTTTCACGACTAGACCAAAAACCGACTGTGCAGAGTACTGACCTCTTCAGAACAGTTTCAGGTGAAAGACACAACACTCGGTTTAATTTCCACATTAACAGAGTAATCGACGACCTCTCCCCGCCTATGGTAATGATGACGATTTAGGCcccacagagcagagcagacaaagcaaataaaaaaacgCTGAAATCAAAGTTCACTAAATCTTTATGAGGCATATTGCTCATGAAACAATCCTTTCATCTATTCtatcaacacaaacatacatgacAGTCTGCGTCTTACAGATACACTTCCAAACTCATGAATGGACACAAATGAGGCAACTTTTGGCTtgtcactaaaaaaaaacagatggaaGAAATGATTGACCACAAGACTGATCGTGTTGAACACAAAACTGCATTTCTGGATTGCTCTGTGTGGGTGTTTAGGGTTGAATTTGTACAATTTGAGGGTTATTTGTGCCTTTGTTGACAGTGAAGTCAAACCTTATGCTCTGTTTATCCACGTCATGAATATGAGAATGAGTCAAGTTTTTTCCCTTAGAGTTTGCAAGAACATGCAGGATGTTCCACAAGGGTTTTGACCCTGCATCTTAATACATTTAGCAAAGGCCTGTTGTATGTGAAACTACATGAAGTATTGAAGCAATTAGTGTACTTTTATAATACAAAACCTTGTAGTGTTGGTGCTGCAGGCAACTTAAAATAAGCCGAATCTTCAGACTGAAAAGATCTGCACAATCCTTCTCTTTATTGTACCGTTCATCGTTGGAAAAATAGctatgaaattaaaaatatttgggCAATGTTGAATTAACTAAAATCACCCAGagtttattttacaaacagaataaatatcCAAAGTTGAATAGAATGAGCTAATTCTTTTAGctgggaaaaaaggacagattgATTGAATGGAACTGAAAATGCCAACTTCACACACAACCAAGGAAGACAGTTTGTTCATTAAGAAAAAGCATCATCAGAGATGGTTGTCATATTTGAGTATTGCGTAAATCTCGCTATGGTAGTTAGTACATTGTAATTAATATTACCAAGTTCATGAGGAAAACTAAAAGCTTCTTCAGAAATGAGAAGTCATACTGATAACCAGGTTACTGCGGGCTTTTTCCAGGTTTACAACACCCAACAAAAGACGTGTTCAGTTCACACAGCAGTCTTCTTCTAAGGTTAATCTTCATTGTCATTACTTGTCCCCAAAACACCCGAATGTATACATGATGAATAATTCCTAtctaatatttacatttcaaaaggaGCCAATAGCAGGCCAAATCAAGCTCCAGCTTCACAGTCATGGGGGGAAGAAATGCAAAATGGTGGGCAGTTTAAGGTAGGCCTTTAACATTTACCCCCCCTGCCCCACCCCCCAACAACCCACCCCCCAACAACCCACCAAAAAACACAGCTAGAAGACAAAGGATGTCAACAGCATGCATCACACAATGAGATGCTACCACATGACCCGGAagccatgtttgttttcaaaaagGCCCAAACCTCACGTGTTATTGTGGTTAATAGAGCGATACCAAGTTAACACAGTCCTGCCACATTGTTTTATTAACAAAGGAACACCACTAGTGAAAGGAAAAAGTCAATGTAACCTCAAcaagttttttatttgttgtagtAAAATCAAACATCTACCTAGAAGTTTTTTCACCCCATCAGTCCTTTTTTGTTTCTAGTCTACAATCTTCAAAGTGAAGGCCTGTAAGATAATGACAATGCCGATAGTCCATGTGCTTGAATGGATCCAATCAAACAACTTCTTGTTTTCTAGCCACATCTAAAACAGAGTCTGAAAAGAGAAGAGCCCAGTTTCTGAGTGATGAAAATGGGTGGAGTAAGGGAATTGGCGAACTAGAGCTGATTATGTATTGGGAAGGAAAAGGTTGGAGGGGGTTGTAGGGCATTTCAAGTGTGTTTGTTGGGGGAGGAAGGGCACTGGACCACAGCTCCACAGGTGGCTCCCTTGAGTAGGCCAGGTCACCGCTGATGGACGACGGGCCATATTCGATCATGTTTACACTCAGATCATCTGGGTGATCACATGATGTAGACCTTCTCAGCCTGAGAGAAGTTGAAGACTTCTTTGGTTCTGGGGCATACCACTTTGTCATCTTGGCGAATAGACAGAAGGGACTGAAAgagacattaaaaagaaaaaagaaaaaagaaaaactgggtTGGACATAAGCGTTTCTGGCTTccattttaaagtgatttaacaTAAGAGACATAGTTTTAGCTGCAGTTTATCTTGTGGCATACTCACATTGTAGCCGTACACATATCCATTAGGCAGCATCATTGGTGGGTTGTTTTCATTCATGACCTCCCCAGAGATCTTACAGACTAGTCTGGAGTTGGCGCAGTGGGCCATGGGTAGCGGCTGGGCCAGCTTGTTTAGGGATTTACTGCACACCGGGCAGTCTGGGTTCTTAGAGGTACCATCCTCCTTGTAGCACTGACTGGAAACAGCATGGAGGTTAAGGACAAACAAGTGTCTTTCAGTGAAgtaaaatgtgatgttattATGGGTCTTTAATCATAAGAATGAGTGGAATCATAATCCACAAACCTTCAGGCTTTCAAGTTTATTAGGTAGCATTTTTATGTTAGACAGTAAAGAGCAGAGACAGTTATAATGTCTGAAAAACCCCATTCTGATAGACCTAGACTAACTGTAGTCACATTCTTTAATACAGATACCACTGAACtgtttattttagtcatttagctTTATATgccatgtaaataaatgaatataaacattGTGGCCCAATGACAGCCACAAGCCCAAACGTGTTGGTCTAGAAATAAAGTTGACCtatttagacttttttccccttctccttTCACCATGTTAATAAGGAAAAATATCACATGAAATCCCTACTCTGCTTCTAAAAACATAATATTTGCACACTGAGAAGGTATAACTGAGGAGTTGGACGCATCAGGGCAGAAGCAGCTCATTATCGTCAAACAGAGTATGGTAGGATACGGTGTCTTGATGGCAGACAGACCAGCCTGTAAAGTGATAGTGAAGACAGAGTTGTTCCCCAGTTGATGCAGTCTGTAGTTGTCGTATCGGAACTGCTGGATCAGCATCTTCCAGCGGGCTGGATCCAAAAGGTCCTGATGTAACAGATAGAGAAcaagagacaggaagagagatgttGAAAAGATCTGAGGCACTCAAGAAGAGGGTAATACTTACAGCTTTTAACACTTCATGGctaattagtttaaaaaatacctACGCCTTTCAGACATTacagccttcatcagggtcagtACCTGCCCTGAATTACCCTTTTGAGTGCCTGAGTTCTTTTCAACTACTCTAAACTAGTAGGATCCCCAAACTAAAGAGCACCAGAGGGATACCCTTCTGCACCCAATCAGCACTccatacatgtgttttttgactgagacagaaaagagagttTTACACCAACAATTATCTTGAGGCAAACAGCAGGCGTGGTCATTTCGAATTCTAAAAATCCACCTACAGCTAGTGCACAGCAGTCTTTCACATGACTCTTATTTTCATTCCTTCTCAAACTGTTTATTACCCAAACATTGTTTGACTACACTGCCTTCACTGGGGCGGTATAAACTGCAACACGCACCAGCCCCGTCACATAGTGTTGCATCATTTGACTTTGTAGCACACACATTACTAATGTATCATATGTTGTCCATTCGAGGCTGTTGACCATAGGGTAGTGTATGATTTCAGAGACATCAAGGAAGTGGATATAACCTCATGATAAAGGCAATGTAGATGAGACAGTTTTGTTAATAAAGACAGTATACTGGGGAAGTGTTGGGCAACttgtctttaaaatgatttggaTTCAGTCccaggaaatgtgtgtgtcaaacaACCAGTAAGACCAGTCCAACCAGAATAACTCTAGACCAAACTTGGACTCAAGTCAACTCTTCAGCACataatgtacaaaaacaaaagtagttaATCGCATACGGAGAGAATCACATTACTTTCTACCTTTAATGGCAAACTCAACTTTTGCTCAACTGCTCTAATGTCCTAAGCCGTCACATTTATACCAAGCACAAACTGCACAATTAATCAAGTTACAATCACGATCAGAAGTTTGGCTGCCacaatgaattaaatgtgataTCGAGgctttgtgtttaaaatatcTGCTGAGGTGCATCCGCCTGTTCACAGGTTAACCTGTTACTGTGggaaatatatttgatttgttCAGACATTACTAGTGTAGTATTGATCAAGTTATATAATCATTCACTATGGAAATAAACCagttatttcatattatttgtAAAATCTTTATTCCAATATTAGTCTAGTCTTTTAATCTCTCTAAGTGGACAAACAGTCAAGGTTGAGTATTCCCTTTTTGGGCCTCAGGAAATCATGCTGTGTGAAACTAAGTGATACAGTCAGGCGCTTGTTGTCCACTCCCATGACGATGAGGAATGGGAAACATTATTAGGTTGATGGCAACACTTAATGTGATGAAAAGTACCCCAAACATGAGATAAAGGGATATGAATACAACCCAATTATCAAGAATGACTAAGCAGGAAGGGAACGGATGGGTATATAGGATAGGGCCTTCAGATTAGGTTTCAGTTGCTCCATTGATCAACTCAGTTTACATGTATTCAGTCTATTATACAGTAAACCTTTCATTGCATTGAACTGTGCCAGTTTCAATGTGTTCCTTTGATTGTGAAGTTACTTGTTGTGAAGAGCCTGAAAAATTCACTGACCTGGTtgactttttccccccatttttccCCACAACACTACACAATCACAGGCACTTAT
This window harbors:
- the LOC133985938 gene encoding heterogeneous nuclear ribonucleoprotein A0-like, translated to MTDQLCKLFVGGLNVDTDDDGLRKHFEQYGTLTDCVVVVNKQLQRSRCFGFVTYSTPEEADAAMAARPHTVDGNSVEVKRAVAREDANKPEALAKVKKIFVGGLKDDIEEEHLSEYFSQYGEIEKAEVISEKETGKKRGFGFVYFTDHDAADKAVVVKFHTVNGHKVEVKKALTKQEMQAANRTGMAPRGRPGRGMRGNQNGYGSREYGGNYNYGNGGGYNGGGYGGYGGGPYGGGGYGDQGSGYGGGNGYGNEFGSGYGQHSSGYGPMKGPPFGGQRSAAPYTRGGGGGGGYPRGGGYGGGY